The following are encoded together in the Nitrospira sp. genome:
- a CDS encoding response regulator: protein MALILVADDDEKICRWLRTVLEMEGYRVIEAADGRQALQTRERDSPEVVILDVYVPVQDSLETIRRLHSQHVPVKVLAISGQAVQGYDILKIAAIFGAHGTLEKPFSVDRLLLGVRALIGPVRSHAVCDSSSPTAS, encoded by the coding sequence GTGGCGCTGATTCTGGTTGCTGACGATGACGAGAAGATTTGTCGTTGGCTGCGGACCGTGCTCGAAATGGAAGGATACCGTGTCATCGAAGCTGCGGATGGCCGGCAGGCGCTACAAACCAGAGAGCGTGACTCTCCCGAAGTTGTGATCCTTGACGTGTATGTGCCCGTGCAGGATAGTCTTGAAACGATCCGCCGGCTGCACAGCCAGCATGTGCCTGTGAAGGTCCTGGCCATCTCGGGGCAGGCGGTGCAGGGCTACGATATTCTCAAAATTGCCGCAATCTTCGGCGCGCATGGTACCTTGGAGAAACCCTTCAGCGTAGATCGCCTGTTGCTTGGAGTTCGGGCCCTTATCGGGCCGGTGCGGTCTCATGCCGTGTGTGATTCGAGTTCCCCCACCGCTTCATAA
- a CDS encoding response regulator transcription factor translates to MDGQHVYRVVLIDDSRMARLGLREQLNRTGEFRIVGEATSTAEGLELVERLVPDVVLLDISLPDGSGVRACRRLVVERPGTKVLILSVYDDPVVIREAIAAGAEGYVLKDTPVAMWRHAIRRVVEGHQLMGPQLIGEVLMEVRDMANGLSTACMAELSPQERRLLPLVAEGKTNKEIALALSLSDKTVKNYISNMYSKLGISRRSQVATLYARTLPSGGFSAEDCA, encoded by the coding sequence ATGGATGGGCAGCATGTATATCGCGTTGTTTTGATTGACGATAGCCGCATGGCCCGCCTGGGGCTCAGGGAGCAGCTCAATCGAACGGGGGAGTTCCGTATCGTCGGCGAGGCCACCTCGACAGCGGAAGGCCTGGAATTGGTCGAGAGGCTGGTGCCGGACGTGGTGTTGTTGGATATCAGTTTGCCGGACGGGTCCGGGGTCCGTGCCTGTCGTCGGTTGGTGGTCGAGAGGCCGGGTACGAAGGTGCTCATCCTCAGCGTGTACGACGATCCCGTCGTCATCCGGGAGGCGATCGCGGCGGGCGCGGAAGGGTACGTATTGAAAGATACGCCGGTAGCGATGTGGCGCCACGCGATCCGACGGGTCGTCGAGGGCCATCAGCTCATGGGGCCGCAACTGATCGGCGAGGTCTTGATGGAAGTGCGGGACATGGCCAATGGTTTGTCGACGGCCTGCATGGCCGAACTGTCGCCGCAGGAGCGGCGCCTGTTGCCGCTCGTGGCGGAAGGCAAGACGAACAAGGAGATCGCTCTGGCCCTGTCGCTCTCAGACAAAACGGTGAAAAACTATATTTCCAATATGTATTCCAAGTTGGGGATTTCGCGACGATCGCAGGTGGCGACCCTTTATGCGAGGACATTGCCGAGCGGGGGATTTTCTGCGGAAGATTGTGCCTGA
- a CDS encoding response regulator transcription factor, protein MNKWRCLLADDHPIVRRGVRELLEEEQLCSEIFEARNGEEALAAVRRQPWDVMVLDIALPDKHGLEVLKEAKLLQPRLPVLMLSLYPEKEFAMRAIKAGASGYLTKQSAPSELLAAVMRVLQGGRYITAALAEQMASALETGADESLHARLSDRELQVLRLLGQGKSVSLIAEELRLSVKTISTYRARILEKLSCGSTGELIRYAIEARLID, encoded by the coding sequence ATGAATAAATGGCGATGTCTGCTCGCGGATGATCATCCGATTGTCCGACGGGGAGTGCGTGAATTGTTGGAAGAGGAGCAACTGTGCTCAGAGATCTTCGAGGCCAGGAACGGCGAAGAGGCGTTGGCCGCCGTTCGTCGCCAGCCGTGGGATGTGATGGTGCTCGATATCGCTCTCCCGGATAAGCATGGGTTGGAGGTGTTGAAAGAGGCCAAACTGTTGCAACCTCGCCTGCCGGTGCTCATGTTGAGTTTGTATCCGGAAAAGGAATTTGCGATGCGGGCGATCAAAGCCGGCGCGTCGGGATATTTGACCAAGCAAAGTGCCCCCTCCGAATTGCTAGCGGCCGTCATGCGGGTCTTGCAGGGCGGGCGGTACATTACTGCGGCGCTGGCGGAACAGATGGCAAGCGCCCTGGAAACCGGTGCGGACGAATCCTTGCACGCCAGATTGTCGGACCGCGAACTGCAAGTGCTTCGTTTGCTGGGGCAGGGCAAATCGGTATCCTTGATCGCCGAGGAACTTCGGCTCAGCGTGAAAACCATCAGTACCTATCGGGCCAGGATTCTGGAAAAACTGTCATGCGGGAGCACCGGTGAGTTGATCCGCTACGCGATTGAAGCGCGGCTCATCGACTAA
- a CDS encoding PAS domain S-box protein, with product MATHAPPSDEIARVAALTRYRVFDSSPDGAFDDLVHVAAALYGVPIAVLTFIDQDRQWFKATVGLPTTQTPRSSGLCTYTVQQGELVAIEDAQADPRFSSHPLVASDPGVRFYCGAPIITPDGFAVGTIAVMDTAPRRPTDEQCQALRRLARQATAQLELRRTTHDRSASEDSAMEEMLASMADAVFVTDPSGRVLRINRGAETLLHQPSSALLGRLLDECVHRHEQTATPSPEERCRLVNACAAQSVVQCPEDVFVSHDGSGVLVSWIAAPFVRGGDLRGTIVSVRNRMAEKRNEEALHVMGGASRATGVTFLQELVETLTRSLGATYGFCMRPLQGRQRAQSVVGYGPEGRLPPMEYDLAKTPCEHVLSEEFCHYPHAVQTAFPQDALLRQFAIESYMALTLPSPTGEPVGWIALLSTKPLEDAAWAESLLRLAAGRAGSELGRYLAEVQLKESEERYALALRGTSDGIWDWNVLTGEVVHSTRWKALLGFGEDELPNHVSAFLDRLHPDDVARVQAETQRHFAQREPFDVQCRLRHKDGRYRWMQSRAQALWDEQGRPYRMVGAMTDITERKEAEEDARRWQQVFDQAEFGLAHADLTSETFTAVNRAFARQCGYAVDELIGRPVLSVYPPEERAAVQERCLQIDQTGHLMFESTQQRKDGSIFPVLVEAMLIRDAKGRPHSRVAHVKDITELKQAEAERQEGDLHLSLALEAAGEGTFDWNQSANRTHFCARGLEIFGFRPGDVTSYAACLERIHPEDRQWVAQRFEDCMRTQHDFEAEYRLRLPSGEERWVMARGRGLSGPQGHVGRTIGVLLDVTERKRVEDALRRSEERFRAAYRNATVGMSIADDTGRLREVNQTLCTILGYSEEELLTRTYQSVTHPEDLGQNLERVRSLWSGELACDVFEKRYIRKDGRIIWAHVGLSVIRDEAGRALHVLAMVQDITERKRTEEALQLAKYTVDHATEAIYWVGSGAELLDVNEAASLMLGYSREEFLGMTVHDLNPLFTREHWPSYWQETREKERVSFEGTHRAKDGRLIPIEVDVNFMYYNGSECHCAFVRDVTERKRSEGALLASQERFHFAIEATNEGLWDWNIETDAVYYSPQWIRLLGYPPEDVTGSTAFFFRILHPDDHSRLAEVMQAHLDGHTPVKELELRLRHKSGEYRWYLDRGKVVARDAQGQPLRMVGTITDITERNRVERERTEALANLQTIMETVPDVIFVLDLEGRLSKWNRRLETVTGYTCDELLGKSALEMVPTAEAEPTTAAIRQAFEQGYAELEGHLLTKDGRTLPYHWNGATFADLHGRVVGISGVGRDITERKQTEALLRSSEERFRFVALATNDILWDWDLLTGDHWWSPNACDKFGYDSGKEPSVDAWSSRLHPEDRERVLDIVSRAIQTDVRTFSAEYRFQLADGTYGYFLDRAHIVRNDSGVGVRMIGAMIDVTAPRRAYASLEEAYHRFQAMSQELHMVESNERRRLSRELHDEFGQLLTSLKFDLASVKRYAARSRVAGESGQERLARALDTIDLLFARLRQIVRALRPPVLEELGLKASLEALIADVQARTGLRCSLVFEQKVRRGARLPTLETAFYRIVQELLTNVIRHAHATTVSIVVQRSRQEWQLTVHDDGVGFDVGRLSPMGGFGLRGIRERVEILAGQVEISSGAGSGTTVQVRLPVGSSPDTTTREGTPSGSASRRRKSVHE from the coding sequence ATGGCGACGCACGCCCCGCCCTCCGACGAAATTGCCCGCGTAGCAGCCTTGACGCGCTACCGGGTCTTCGACTCTTCCCCAGACGGCGCCTTCGATGACCTCGTGCATGTGGCTGCAGCACTGTATGGTGTGCCCATCGCTGTCCTCACGTTCATCGACCAGGACCGACAGTGGTTCAAAGCCACGGTCGGTCTCCCCACGACCCAGACGCCCCGCTCATCCGGTCTCTGTACGTACACGGTTCAACAGGGGGAGCTGGTGGCGATTGAGGATGCGCAAGCCGATCCGCGGTTCTCGTCCCATCCCCTGGTCGCGTCGGATCCCGGCGTGAGGTTTTACTGTGGTGCGCCGATTATAACTCCGGACGGGTTTGCCGTGGGAACGATTGCCGTCATGGATACGGCGCCGCGCCGGCCGACCGACGAGCAATGCCAGGCCCTGCGCCGACTGGCCCGGCAGGCCACCGCCCAGTTGGAACTGCGACGCACGACCCATGACCGCTCGGCCAGCGAGGATTCCGCTATGGAAGAAATGCTCGCCAGTATGGCAGACGCGGTCTTCGTGACGGATCCTAGTGGGCGAGTGCTGCGCATCAATCGTGGAGCGGAGACGCTCCTCCACCAGCCTTCGTCTGCCCTGCTCGGCCGATTGCTAGACGAGTGCGTGCATCGTCATGAACAGACGGCGACGCCTTCCCCAGAGGAACGATGCCGGCTCGTGAACGCCTGTGCTGCGCAATCTGTGGTGCAGTGTCCAGAGGACGTGTTTGTCTCACACGATGGGTCGGGAGTCCTGGTGAGCTGGATCGCGGCGCCCTTCGTTCGGGGCGGGGATCTCAGGGGCACAATTGTTTCAGTGCGCAATCGCATGGCGGAGAAGCGCAATGAGGAGGCGCTGCACGTCATGGGCGGCGCCTCCCGCGCAACGGGGGTGACGTTCCTGCAGGAGCTCGTCGAAACGCTGACTCGTTCGCTCGGGGCGACGTATGGATTTTGTATGCGACCGCTGCAGGGACGGCAGCGTGCTCAGTCCGTCGTCGGGTACGGGCCGGAGGGACGACTACCGCCCATGGAATACGATTTGGCGAAGACGCCCTGCGAGCATGTCTTGAGCGAAGAGTTCTGTCACTATCCGCACGCCGTGCAAACCGCTTTCCCCCAGGACGCCCTGCTTCGACAATTTGCCATCGAGTCCTACATGGCGCTCACGCTGCCGTCGCCCACAGGCGAACCCGTTGGTTGGATCGCGCTGCTCTCCACAAAGCCGTTGGAGGATGCCGCGTGGGCAGAGTCACTGCTGCGCCTGGCAGCCGGTCGCGCCGGCAGTGAGTTGGGACGATATCTCGCGGAGGTGCAACTCAAGGAGAGCGAAGAACGCTATGCCCTGGCCCTTCGAGGCACCTCCGACGGCATCTGGGATTGGAATGTGCTCACCGGCGAGGTGGTGCATTCCACTCGGTGGAAAGCGTTGTTGGGGTTTGGTGAGGATGAATTGCCCAATCATGTCTCCGCATTCCTTGATCGGTTGCATCCGGATGATGTGGCGCGGGTCCAGGCGGAGACGCAGAGGCATTTTGCGCAGCGCGAGCCTTTTGATGTGCAATGCCGATTGCGGCACAAGGACGGACGCTATCGATGGATGCAATCGCGCGCGCAAGCCTTGTGGGATGAGCAGGGCCGTCCCTACCGGATGGTTGGGGCGATGACGGATATCACCGAGCGAAAGGAAGCCGAAGAGGATGCGCGCCGCTGGCAACAGGTATTTGACCAGGCCGAGTTCGGCCTTGCCCATGCGGATCTGACGTCAGAGACCTTCACAGCGGTCAATCGGGCGTTTGCCCGGCAATGCGGATATGCCGTGGACGAGTTGATCGGCCGCCCCGTGCTGTCGGTATACCCTCCGGAAGAACGCGCCGCCGTCCAGGAGCGTTGTCTGCAGATCGACCAGACCGGGCACCTGATGTTCGAGTCGACCCAGCAACGCAAGGATGGATCGATCTTTCCGGTGCTGGTCGAAGCCATGCTCATCAGAGATGCGAAGGGGCGGCCTCATTCGCGCGTAGCCCATGTGAAGGACATCACGGAACTGAAACAGGCGGAGGCGGAGCGCCAGGAAGGCGACCTGCACCTCAGTCTTGCGTTGGAGGCGGCGGGCGAAGGCACCTTTGACTGGAATCAGAGCGCGAACCGCACCCATTTTTGCGCGCGAGGACTTGAGATTTTCGGCTTCCGTCCCGGTGATGTCACCTCGTATGCGGCCTGTTTGGAGCGGATTCATCCGGAAGACCGTCAATGGGTGGCGCAGCGATTCGAGGACTGCATGAGAACGCAGCACGACTTCGAGGCCGAGTACCGGCTGCGTCTTCCCTCGGGGGAAGAACGCTGGGTCATGGCGAGGGGACGCGGCCTTTCAGGCCCGCAAGGACACGTGGGCCGGACCATCGGCGTCCTGCTCGACGTCACGGAACGAAAACGGGTGGAGGATGCGCTTCGCCGAAGCGAAGAACGGTTTCGCGCCGCCTATCGCAATGCGACGGTTGGGATGTCGATCGCGGACGACACGGGCCGCCTCCGAGAAGTTAATCAGACGCTGTGCACAATTCTCGGATATTCCGAAGAGGAACTGCTTACGCGCACCTATCAGTCGGTGACACATCCGGAGGATCTGGGGCAAAACCTCGAACGTGTCCGGAGCCTGTGGTCGGGGGAATTGGCCTGCGACGTGTTCGAAAAGCGGTATATCCGAAAAGACGGACGCATCATCTGGGCCCATGTGGGGCTGTCGGTGATCCGGGACGAGGCGGGTCGCGCGCTCCACGTGTTAGCGATGGTGCAGGACATTACTGAACGCAAACGGACGGAAGAGGCGTTGCAACTGGCCAAGTATACGGTCGATCACGCCACGGAGGCGATTTACTGGGTCGGATCGGGGGCAGAATTGCTGGATGTCAACGAGGCGGCGTCCTTGATGTTGGGGTATTCGCGGGAAGAGTTTCTCGGGATGACCGTGCATGATCTCAACCCCTTGTTTACCCGGGAGCACTGGCCGAGTTACTGGCAGGAGACGAGGGAAAAGGAGCGGGTATCCTTCGAAGGCACGCACCGGGCCAAGGACGGCCGGCTCATTCCGATCGAAGTGGATGTGAATTTTATGTACTACAACGGAAGCGAATGCCATTGCGCATTCGTCCGTGATGTGACGGAACGGAAACGATCCGAGGGCGCCTTGCTCGCCAGCCAAGAACGGTTCCACTTTGCCATTGAGGCAACCAACGAGGGGCTGTGGGACTGGAATATCGAAACCGACGCCGTCTATTACAGCCCGCAGTGGATCAGGCTTCTCGGTTATCCGCCGGAGGACGTCACCGGATCAACGGCATTTTTCTTTAGAATTCTGCATCCCGACGACCACTCCCGCCTGGCCGAGGTGATGCAAGCGCATCTAGACGGCCATACGCCCGTGAAGGAACTTGAGCTGCGGTTACGCCACAAGTCCGGCGAATATCGATGGTATCTCGATCGCGGTAAGGTCGTCGCCAGGGATGCGCAGGGACAGCCTCTACGCATGGTCGGGACCATCACCGATATCACGGAGCGCAATCGGGTGGAGCGTGAACGGACGGAAGCCTTGGCCAATCTCCAGACCATCATGGAGACGGTCCCCGACGTGATCTTTGTGTTGGATCTGGAGGGGCGTTTGAGCAAATGGAATCGCCGGCTGGAAACCGTCACGGGGTATACCTGTGACGAGTTGTTGGGCAAATCGGCCCTTGAGATGGTGCCGACAGCCGAGGCTGAGCCGACCACGGCGGCGATCCGGCAAGCGTTTGAACAGGGGTATGCAGAATTGGAAGGGCATCTCTTGACGAAAGACGGCCGGACCCTTCCTTATCACTGGAATGGCGCGACCTTCGCGGACTTGCACGGGCGGGTGGTGGGCATCAGCGGAGTGGGGCGGGACATCACTGAACGCAAGCAGACAGAAGCCTTGCTCCGATCCAGCGAGGAGCGGTTCCGTTTTGTGGCCTTGGCCACCAACGATATTTTGTGGGATTGGGATTTGCTGACGGGTGATCATTGGTGGAGCCCGAACGCCTGCGACAAGTTCGGATACGATTCCGGGAAGGAACCGAGTGTGGATGCGTGGAGCAGCCGATTGCATCCCGAAGACAGGGAGCGGGTGCTGGATATTGTGAGCCGGGCCATTCAGACCGATGTCAGGACGTTCTCGGCGGAATACCGCTTTCAGCTGGCCGACGGCACCTATGGGTATTTCCTGGACCGCGCGCATATCGTGCGAAACGACTCCGGGGTGGGCGTGCGCATGATTGGGGCGATGATCGATGTGACGGCGCCGCGCCGGGCCTATGCGTCGCTGGAAGAGGCCTACCACCGATTTCAGGCCATGTCGCAGGAACTGCACATGGTGGAATCGAACGAACGGCGTCGATTGTCCCGCGAATTGCACGACGAGTTCGGACAATTGTTGACCTCGCTCAAGTTTGATCTCGCCTCGGTGAAACGGTACGCCGCCCGATCCCGGGTGGCCGGCGAATCCGGCCAGGAACGGCTGGCGCGCGCGCTGGACACGATCGATCTGCTGTTTGCCCGTCTGCGTCAGATCGTCAGAGCCCTTCGTCCGCCGGTGTTGGAAGAGCTTGGGTTAAAGGCAAGCCTGGAGGCGCTGATTGCCGATGTCCAAGCTCGTACCGGGTTGCGTTGTTCCCTGGTGTTCGAACAGAAGGTGCGTCGCGGAGCACGTCTCCCCACGCTGGAGACGGCATTTTATCGAATTGTCCAAGAACTGCTGACGAATGTGATCCGCCATGCGCATGCCACGACTGTCTCGATTGTGGTGCAGCGAAGCCGGCAGGAATGGCAGTTGACCGTTCATGACGATGGCGTGGGATTTGATGTGGGGCGACTCTCACCGATGGGCGGATTCGGACTGCGGGGTATACGCGAACGGGTGGAGATTTTGGCTGGTCAGGTGGAAATCAGCTCCGGCGCCGGTTCCGGCACCACGGTGCAAGTTCGTCTCCCTGTCGGATCTTCGCCGGACACCACGACTCGAGAAGGCACGCCATCGGGTTCGGCATCACGACGGAGGAAATCGGTTCATGAATAA
- a CDS encoding ATP-binding protein has product MPGLSADGAADFEKLGVFYLGRPYDLSTKKAKPGWLLYDSKDLVTHAVCVGMTGSGKTGLCIGLLEEAAIDGIPAIVIDPKGDLANLLLTFPQLRGEDFAPWINEEDARKKGLTPADYAAQQAALWQKGLGEWGQSGERIQKLRDAADCVVYTPGSTAGLPVSILKSFAAPLPEMLDDAELLRERIGTTVTSLLGLIGLQADPIQSREHILLSSILDSAWRAGRDLDLAALIQQIQAPPMTKVGVLDLESFFPSKERFVLAMQLNNLLAAPGFAAWMEGEPLDVGQMLYGASGKPRIAIFSIAHLNDAERMFFVSLLLNQTLGWVRSQSGTTSLRAILYMDEIFGYFPPVANPPSKAPLLTLLKQARAFGLGVVLATQNPVDLDYKGLANTGTWFIGRLQTERDKARVIEGLEGAAASSGNKFDRQQMEQILAGLGNRVFLLNNVHEDAPEVFQTRWTLSYLRGPLTRTQIKQLMGPVRTVRPATPAPQSAGEAAGDVRVRQEGAGTTTTRPIVPPAVPQYVLSLRGTQPAKSELLYQPMVLGAAQVRFVDNKAGIDTAQDLMRLATISTGAVPVEWDQSVLAEIVLADLEREPAGGARFEPLPGIASQAKQYEIWKSDLSGWIFRTQKLELFRSLSAEALSRPGESERDFRVRLQQAGREQRDQQSDSLRKKYAPKIAALQDRIRRAEQMVERQQAESRSSQLQAAISVGATILGAFLGRKTISATTIGKATTAIRGAGRAMKESKDVSYAEDNVAALQQQLSELEAQFNAETAALAAATDPLTEKLDLLTIRPGKSNITIKLVALTWAPHWRTVDGTMLPAWV; this is encoded by the coding sequence ATGCCCGGCTTGTCGGCCGACGGGGCTGCGGATTTCGAAAAGCTCGGGGTGTTCTATCTTGGGCGGCCGTATGATCTGAGCACGAAAAAGGCCAAGCCGGGGTGGCTGTTGTATGACTCGAAAGATCTGGTCACCCACGCCGTTTGCGTCGGCATGACGGGCAGCGGCAAGACCGGGCTCTGCATCGGTCTGTTGGAAGAGGCGGCGATCGACGGCATTCCCGCGATCGTCATTGATCCCAAAGGGGATCTTGCCAACCTGTTGCTCACGTTCCCGCAGCTTCGAGGTGAGGACTTTGCGCCCTGGATCAATGAAGAGGATGCGCGAAAAAAAGGACTGACGCCCGCCGACTATGCGGCGCAACAGGCGGCACTCTGGCAGAAAGGGCTGGGCGAATGGGGGCAGAGCGGCGAGCGCATTCAAAAATTGCGGGATGCCGCCGACTGTGTCGTCTACACGCCGGGCAGCACGGCCGGACTGCCGGTGTCGATTTTGAAATCGTTTGCTGCGCCGCTGCCCGAGATGCTGGACGATGCTGAGCTCTTGCGTGAACGGATCGGCACGACCGTGACGAGTCTCCTGGGATTAATCGGTCTGCAGGCCGATCCGATTCAGAGCCGCGAACATATTTTGTTGTCGTCAATTCTCGACAGCGCCTGGCGGGCCGGACGGGATTTGGACCTGGCTGCCCTCATCCAGCAGATTCAGGCTCCCCCGATGACGAAGGTCGGGGTGCTGGATCTCGAATCATTTTTCCCGTCAAAGGAACGGTTCGTGCTAGCCATGCAACTGAACAACTTGCTGGCGGCACCGGGGTTCGCGGCCTGGATGGAAGGGGAACCACTGGATGTCGGGCAGATGTTATATGGCGCGTCGGGCAAGCCGCGTATCGCGATTTTTTCGATTGCGCATTTGAACGACGCCGAACGCATGTTCTTTGTGTCGCTGCTTTTGAATCAAACGTTGGGTTGGGTCCGTTCGCAATCCGGCACCACCAGCCTGCGTGCCATTCTGTATATGGACGAAATTTTCGGCTACTTTCCTCCGGTCGCGAACCCTCCCTCCAAGGCGCCGCTGTTGACGCTGTTGAAGCAGGCTCGCGCGTTCGGATTGGGAGTGGTGCTGGCCACTCAAAACCCGGTCGACCTCGATTATAAGGGGCTGGCCAATACCGGCACCTGGTTCATCGGGCGGTTGCAAACGGAGCGCGACAAGGCGCGGGTGATCGAAGGTCTGGAAGGCGCGGCCGCCAGCAGCGGCAACAAATTTGATCGCCAGCAGATGGAGCAGATCCTCGCCGGGCTGGGCAATCGGGTCTTTCTCCTGAACAATGTCCATGAAGACGCACCGGAGGTCTTCCAAACTCGCTGGACCCTGTCATATCTGCGCGGGCCCCTGACTCGCACGCAGATCAAGCAACTGATGGGACCAGTTCGAACCGTACGCCCGGCTACTCCTGCGCCGCAATCAGCGGGGGAAGCTGCGGGAGACGTGCGAGTCAGGCAGGAAGGGGCGGGCACGACCACAACCCGTCCGATTGTGCCACCAGCCGTGCCGCAATATGTTCTTTCCTTACGAGGCACGCAACCAGCCAAGAGCGAGCTCCTCTATCAACCCATGGTGCTCGGTGCGGCGCAGGTGCGGTTTGTGGATAACAAGGCTGGGATTGATACCGCGCAGGATCTCATGCGCTTGGCGACAATCAGCACAGGTGCGGTGCCGGTTGAATGGGACCAGTCGGTCCTTGCGGAGATTGTCTTGGCTGATTTGGAGCGCGAGCCGGCCGGTGGCGCCCGGTTTGAGCCACTCCCAGGCATTGCAAGCCAGGCGAAACAGTATGAGATCTGGAAGTCTGACCTTTCGGGTTGGATCTTTCGCACGCAAAAACTCGAACTCTTTCGCAGCCTGAGCGCCGAGGCCCTCTCGCGTCCCGGCGAATCGGAGCGCGATTTTCGTGTGCGACTCCAGCAGGCCGGACGTGAGCAACGCGATCAGCAAAGCGACAGCCTGCGTAAAAAATACGCGCCGAAGATTGCCGCGCTCCAAGATCGCATCCGGCGCGCGGAACAGATGGTCGAGCGCCAACAAGCCGAATCCCGGAGCAGTCAGTTACAAGCCGCGATCTCCGTCGGGGCCACCATTCTCGGAGCGTTTCTTGGACGGAAGACGATCAGCGCGACGACGATCGGCAAGGCGACCACCGCGATCCGCGGCGCGGGCCGGGCCATGAAAGAGTCGAAGGATGTGAGTTATGCGGAAGACAATGTCGCTGCGCTGCAACAGCAGTTGTCGGAGCTGGAAGCGCAATTCAACGCCGAAACCGCGGCATTGGCCGCCGCCACCGATCCGTTGACGGAGAAGCTCGATCTCCTCACCATCCGACCCGGGAAATCCAACATCACCATCAAGCTTGTGGCACTGACCTGGGCTCCGCATTGGCGGACGGTTGACGGCACTATGCTTCCTGCCTGGGTCTAG
- a CDS encoding DUF3015 family protein: MSATKSIHHLSVALVLLSAGLSFGACNTTKATVDTTVNFFSSTSPNELFTADGMVVKEQQINLFAGVAYENLRQEAAAGGGQYVSALAALYDIPAGKQGAFGQVLQRKHADLFAADLEEDRSAHLKMVAALNRELTAAALLP; the protein is encoded by the coding sequence ATGAGTGCTACAAAATCGATTCATCATCTGAGCGTGGCTCTGGTCTTGTTGAGTGCGGGCCTTTCGTTCGGGGCCTGCAATACGACGAAGGCCACGGTTGATACGACCGTCAACTTTTTCTCCAGCACCAGTCCGAATGAACTCTTTACCGCCGATGGCATGGTGGTGAAGGAGCAACAAATTAATTTGTTCGCCGGCGTGGCCTATGAAAACTTGCGGCAGGAGGCTGCCGCCGGGGGTGGGCAATACGTGAGTGCACTGGCCGCGCTCTACGACATTCCGGCCGGCAAGCAAGGAGCATTCGGGCAAGTCCTGCAGCGCAAGCACGCCGATCTCTTTGCGGCGGATCTTGAGGAGGATCGGAGCGCGCACCTCAAAATGGTGGCGGCGTTGAATCGCGAACTCACGGCGGCGGCCTTGTTGCCGTGA
- a CDS encoding DMT family protein: MHTILLLTISNIFMTFAWYGHLKYKESPLWIAILANWGIAFVEYCFQVPANRIGHYEFTAAQLKTIQEVITLIVFCLFSVLYLKEELKWNYLVGFGMMIGAVFVVFKEW, translated from the coding sequence ATGCACACAATCCTGCTCCTCACCATCTCCAACATCTTCATGACTTTCGCCTGGTATGGGCATTTGAAGTACAAGGAGTCGCCGCTGTGGATCGCGATTCTGGCCAATTGGGGCATCGCGTTCGTGGAGTACTGTTTCCAGGTGCCGGCCAATCGCATCGGCCACTATGAGTTCACCGCGGCACAACTGAAGACGATTCAGGAGGTCATTACGCTCATCGTGTTCTGCCTATTCTCGGTCCTGTATCTGAAAGAAGAGCTGAAGTGGAACTATCTGGTCGGCTTCGGCATGATGATCGGTGCGGTCTTCGTCGTATTCAAAGAATGGTGA